Below is a genomic region from Prunus persica cultivar Lovell chromosome G3, Prunus_persica_NCBIv2, whole genome shotgun sequence.
TTTAGTAGATCATATTTTCTAAGCAAGGATCTCGGTACTCACCTCTTTCTGAAATTGTGTCCTTCCTTGAGCAGCATCCGGACGCAAGACCTTTACTGCAACTGGTGTGTGATCAAGATAGCACTTAAAGACAGGACCATAACCTCCTTCCCCAATTTTTCGAGATGGGGCAAAGTGTTCCGTTGCTTGCTCAATCTCCTCAATAGCATATCTTCTGTATTTGTCATCGGTTTGGGCTAGATTATCTAATAGTTTCCTCATGTCCTCTGCTTCTCTGAGGGCCTTTATTTCTGTATTTGCTCGTTTCTGTGATTCCAACTGTGCAATTCTTTTAGCAGCATCAGCTGCTTCCATGGCTGCCCTGCACCtaactctttctttctctgcaaCTGCTATTGCAGCTTCTTGACCCAGTCGTGCCTCCTCTAGTTTTTGCTCCTCTACAACCCTCCAATTGTGCAGCTCCATTTCCTGTGGGGGACACAAAGTTAAATGGAATCTTGAAAATGCAGAAGGTAAATGTAGACTTCTTATCACCTTCTGTTTAGCTGAAAGTGCTTCTCTACATGCTGTACTGTACATGTCCATTGTTTGCTTCAGCTCTAGCTTTAGTCTCCTCATCTCAGATTCGACTTCTTCCTGCATAAGTTTAGAAATGCAGTGAAAAAAAACAGCTAGCTAGATAATGTGCAAGGAAGGATACTTGATACAAGTTGAGCTGAGTATATCCTGTCCTTACCAGGTTCTGTGATGACCATGAAGATGATGTTAGGTTGCTTTCATGTGAAACCGATGAAAAATCATGCAGAGAACTGAGGTCCGCGAACTTAGGTCCTTGATGCATTGACCCGAAGCTCTGGTCTGAGCTAGTAGATATTCGTCCTCGGTTTGTATCCATAAAATCATACGTCACAGAAGAAGCACGGTCAGTGCTTGCCCTTTCCGAGCTTATGAATGATATGTCGCTTTCCGATTCTGAGAATCCTCCACTAATCCTCCCATTACTAAAACCTCCTCTTGTTAATCCCAATCTGTTTCAATTCAGGATGGTGGTATCAGTTTCTATGGTATTACACAGTATCTATTTTAATACATAATAGCATAACATTAAGGCATTGTCTGTTTAACTTACCTGTATGCTTCATCTTGCAAGTTACGAGGCTTGAACGACGGTCTAGCTGCTAGATTTTGAGGATAAAATATTGCATTTAGAGTACTTTTCATCCAAAATCAGTTTTCAAGAAAGCATAATAACTGAGAGATACAAAccttttaaatacatattgTTGTATCTAGGTGTTTCAGGTGGTTTAAAACTTTGCTTATTTAATGAATCTATTTGGTTAACTAGTGGAGAACTGTATGGTGCTGCACGAGAAGCATTTCGCACCGAGGAGATCTTCCCTTTGGAGATGACATATACAGTGCAGAAATCAGGTGCCCCTTTTGATACACTACTTGGAATACTTGATGTCTTGAATCTGCGTGAGAAAATCATTGAGTATTAGCAAACTAAACGAGTCTTTACAAgtataaacatatatttctATCCAAAATGTGTCCAAGAAAACACAGAATCTCAAAACCAGATTTATAGAATGAGGCCATTACCTGATAAATCCATGCTTTGCTGGAGCTCCCAGAACCAGATTCTCAATTGCAGCATAAGAAACATACTCTGTTACTGCTTTTGCTATATCCGTGTCTTCAAGTACGATATCAAGGCAATTTATCTGAGAACATAAATTTACATGAGCAAACAATCAAAGagtaacataaataaaaccgATTGATAAAGCTGTCGTGATTATTGATATGATTATGTATAAGAAATTTTAGGGATGTGCTCCAAATGGTGAATTGTAAATTAAGCCTTTTTATGCAGGACGCTCATGGACCAAAATTTACGAAGGTAGAGCTTCGAAACCTACATCCTTACGCGTACAATAGCAATGGAAGGTAAGAAACAGATCCTTGGTCATCTTCTCAAGCTGCTGTTTGCGTGGCGATTGAGATGGATTGCTTACATCACAAATAAGGGCATTGTTTCCAGCCACtgtaccaaaaaaagaagttgtaACTTGGTCTTgcattgaaaattgaattagCTCCAGAGGTGAGAAGAGACACAATATAAATTGTGAAATCACAGATGTATCTGATATGTTGAACTTGCTTTGTGAATTCCaggcatatataatatacctgTGCATGTATTCTTGGATAGGACAAATTGAAATCACAATGCATCTGATATGTTGAAGTTGCTTTGTGAATTCCAGGCATATATAATTTAActgtttttatattataatagttGTGAACTTTTAGATTATCTTAATAGGAAGTTACTCTTCTGGttacatgagagagagagagagagagagagagagagattacatGAAGATGTTGAAGATGACTTCTGAACAACATGTAGTAGCACTACAGTTTGGCCCCTGGTGATAACATTCTCAGCAGCCCATCTCAGTGCATTTTGGCTCCCTTTCTGATTGTCTATGGCAACTGCCACCAAACCATTTCCTgctgctcctcctcctcctgctCCTTTCTTTGTCCCATTTCCTCCTTTTGCTTGCcacattttcttcaaaatctctAACTATGAAAAACAGAATATTGCCAGGACACATCAAGTAGAAACTCTTCCATGTTCTGTACAAAGTGGCCCAGAAATCTTGATGCCTCAAACCTCTTGTCCCTTATCAAACTTGACCACCTTAGAATTTGCTATTTACAAGAATTTATGAGCCACCACAGGCACAgaacttttccatttttttctttcttcttttttggttcaaaaCCTGGCGGTTTCTCTATTTTGGCTTTTAAAATAGAAGCCTCACAATTcagataaaaaagaagaaaaaaaaaaccaggtATATAGAAGCCTCACAATAAGATAGTCGGCTGCCAAAAGTAGAAGATCTAACCATAGACAATGAGATTCCCCCCTCCACTTTTCCACAAAACACTATTTTTTAGGGCAGAATGACCTATCAACTTTTTTCATCCAAGTTTTGAGAACTCAACAATTTGAACCCTTTTTGCATGTGAAATGACTCAGGCATTTTGGGTCGAATAAAAAGTCGAACATAaaatggcaaaaaaaaaaaaagagttagaattgtttaaccttttttttttttttatagccaAATCtaggaggaattgaatttaatatttttttaacgaAAAAATATAACTACTATTAACTTCATGATTAGTACTCTCTATTCATCCATATGGTTTTGTAAATGGATATTTACCGGCCAAGAATAATCATGAATCAAGTCAAATTGACTCATTGAGTGGAGTGGTAAATATGGGTAGTGGAACGtaagttcttttgttttttttgagaaattctatgattgcattcataattcagctaAAAAAGCCATTAGCCATaaagggccattacaataacggagcggtctaatatcaaCATTAAGACAATCTTGTGTGTTTCTACTAATGATCAGGcaagatcgaagaaactctgacataggcatcccaactaagattgcaaacttagaataatgaaaaagagataaagaaaaaatcaagtcataacaatacaaataaaactctcacaaaggagagatgaaaagctctcacaaaggagaaatgaaaaattctcacaaaaggagaggtgaaaactacacagagaacccaaagagtctctgcaacttattccaacataaagaaattgcaaaaaagattGTGGTGGAGATCCGACGCCGAATGCAGGTGAAGATTCGACGCTGAGCCGCAGCCGCCTATAATGATTGGataaaaatcataacaaaactaagacaaataaagaaaaccctttgtctctgaaaatgggggaagatgtgaaaggaggaagagaagaggggagaggggggaagaacaatggcttccTCCTCCCTCAAAGTGGAAAAGACTCTAAGAatgttttttgggagaaagggggctagggtttcatagTGGATCGTAAGTTCAGCCACGAGTTAAGCACATAATAGTGTACACTATCATCTAATATTCATTCGGTTAAAcctttttccatttctttttaaCCAAtttacgttttttttttttggggatatAAAGCAATAttgaaagaaggaaaatcgAATTTAGGACCTAGGATGCAAGGAAaatactcttaaccacttgagctactACAAGTCCCTTGCTACCAAATTACATTCTTGATCTCTGTAGTTTGACCAAACTTTCCACTTTGATATACCTTCATTTTAAGTTTGGCAATTTTATttaggctttttatcacaaaatgtccctgtcaaaaaaattgttaaatcCAGGGATATAATCGTAAAGTCTTAAAAGTGTaaaattattaagaaaaatggACAATATGAATACGTTTTGAGTTGATTCCAAGTCTAACACAGGTCATTGGTTTCAAATAGGAACACACAGAAACGCAGTGCCCGTATTTAGAGAGAAagtttgacaaaaaaagaacaaaaacaaaaggaattgagagagagagagagagagagagagagagagagcacatCTGATGACTAGTTTTATCAACTAATTAATTCCCATTACACCAAGATGATACAAGAGCCATCATCCCCAACACCTACAACAAATACAACCCACTTCCTAATCCAAAAGAAATggggcaaaagaaaaaaacaatgcacacaaaaacaaaaacaaattaatttcttcattGCTTTAAATTTCAAATCTCTCCCTGCCACATGCTTCAACTCATGGGAATGAAGCTAGCTGAAACCTAGTAGCCCCTgcacatatataaataatattcttCTAATGTACAACATGGTTTCTCTAAGTCCCAACCAGCCAGCAATACTTGGAACCAAAAGTCCTCATCATTTCTCTTCTGCAATCACACAACTTGAGAGGTATAATCATCTCCTTCACTCGAAACACTTGATCGATAATCTCCATCACTTTCTCCCTCATTCAGCTCATCAATCTTCTCAACCACTTCAGTCAAATCCAGCCTTCTCTCCACATCCTCCTCACAACATTTCACACCAATCTTCAACAGCTTCAGCAGCTCTCCTTTGCTGCTCCCCACACCCCCCATTTCCACATCAAACACCTCGCTGGTCCTCTTCTCTTTGATCATTCCGTTAACCCAGCTGGCCAAATCCGCTCTGCTGTCGAAGCTCTGCTTGAGATAGTTCTCTGGGAACTTGCCTGTCAACACCTCCAAGATTATGATGCCCAAGCACCAGACATCGGTCTTCTTCGTGATGCGCCGGTGCTGGGCATATTCGGGTGATTTGTAGGCCATCATCAGGTGTTGGGCTTGCTCCATGTTGATCACTGGAAGTAGGGCATAGTCATTCAAGAGGGGCTCGAAGTTTTCATCTAGAAGTACATTGGAGGATTTCAGATGGCCATGGGGTACAACCAAGCTAGGGAGTGCGCTGTAGAGGTAGGTCAATCCCCTGGCTATGCCTTTGATTACTCTCAAACGGATTGGCCAGTCCAGCACAGGCTGATCTGAATTGTGATTGCCTGTACAAAAGCGACTC
It encodes:
- the LOC18782850 gene encoding U-box domain-containing protein 35, whose amino-acid sequence is MWQAKGGNGTKKGAGGGGAAGNGLVAVAIDNQKGSQNALRWAAENVITRGQTVVLLHVVQKSSSTSSLAGNNALICDVSNPSQSPRKQQLEKMTKDLFLTFHCYCTRKDINCLDIVLEDTDIAKAVTEYVSYAAIENLVLGAPAKHGFIRFKTSSIPSSVSKGAPDFCTVYVISKGKISSVRNASRAAPYSSPLVNQIDSLNKQSFKPPETPRYNNMYLKARPSFKPRNLQDEAYRLGLTRGGFSNGRISGGFSESESDISFISSERASTDRASSVTYDFMDTNRGRISTSSDQSFGSMHQGPKFADLSSLHDFSSVSHESNLTSSSWSSQNLEEVESEMRRLKLELKQTMDMYSTACREALSAKQKEMELHNWRVVEEQKLEEARLGQEAAIAVAEKERVRCRAAMEAADAAKRIAQLESQKRANTEIKALREAEDMRKLLDNLAQTDDKYRRYAIEEIEQATEHFAPSRKIGEGGYGPVFKCYLDHTPVAVKVLRPDAAQGRTQFQKEIDILSCIRHPNMVLLLGACPEYGVLVYEYMANGSLEDCLIKRGNNPALSWQLRFRIAAEIGTGLLFLHQTKPEPLVHRDLKPGNILLDHNYVSKISDVGLARLVPAVAENMTQCLMTATAGTFCYIDPEYQQTGMLGVKSDVYSLGIILLQLLTGRSPMGLAHHVDKAIEKDTFEEMLDPAVPDWPVEEALSLAKLAIQCAELRRKDRPDLGTVVLPSLNKWRELAEDKMNHKLIDGNNGLSPHHSHVPDQQEVMSDPRLNNSGTSKSQSSTSSQIENQAEAGPTETE